The proteins below come from a single Holdemania massiliensis genomic window:
- the smpB gene encoding SsrA-binding protein SmpB produces the protein MSGEKIIAVNRKASHDYALEERFEAGLVLTGTEIKSIRQGKAQFKDAYISIISGEAWIKEMHIAAYDHGNQFNHDETRERKLLLHKMEIVKLQQKVKLKGYTIVPVKLYLKNGRAKMEIALAKGKALYDKREDAKLKDAKREMEKAMKARW, from the coding sequence ATGAGCGGTGAAAAAATCATTGCCGTCAACCGCAAGGCGTCCCATGACTATGCGTTAGAGGAACGCTTTGAAGCCGGACTGGTTCTGACCGGCACCGAAATCAAGTCGATCCGACAGGGCAAAGCTCAGTTCAAAGATGCCTATATCAGTATCATCAGCGGAGAAGCCTGGATTAAGGAAATGCATATTGCTGCCTATGATCATGGCAACCAGTTCAATCATGATGAAACGCGGGAACGAAAGCTGCTGCTGCATAAAATGGAGATCGTCAAGCTTCAACAGAAAGTGAAGCTTAAAGGCTATACAATCGTTCCGGTCAAGCTGTATTTAAAAAATGGCCGGGCTAAAATGGAGATTGCTCTGGCCAAGGGCAAAGCGTTGTATGACAAGCGCGAAGACGCGAAGCTGAAAGATGCAAAGCGGGAGATGGAAAAAGCGATGAAAGCACGGTGGTAA